One Campylobacter pinnipediorum subsp. caledonicus genomic window carries:
- the cmeU gene encoding CmeU family protein — MQKDLVEQKIKDLFKARADFFDLLDSVVPKKEGTDIFDFDKQKDVDLKDVYAKFYAYDYSIRKLLIDVYRAYEID, encoded by the coding sequence ATGCAAAAAGATTTAGTTGAACAAAAAATAAAAGATTTATTTAAGGCAAGGGCTGATTTTTTTGATTTATTGGACTCTGTTGTCCCAAAAAAAGAAGGCACTGATATTTTTGATTTTGATAAACAAAAAGATGTAGACTTAAAAGATGTATATGCTAAATTTTATGCTTATGATTATAGTATTAGAAAATTACTTATAGATGTTTATAGAGCATATGAGATAGATTAA
- a CDS encoding SCO family protein, protein MKKIISILTTILILFAFVLFINKEKANKYDFVAQTQNKEIKLRDLDGEYKILYFGYLFCPDVCPATLFRVSEVLSKINRQDIKLLFATLDEERDTTEQLQEMVGNFYNNSLGIKMKDLDKVAKAYNVKYKKIQMPDSAIKYSIAHSSAIYLLDKNGSFFTEVSNLTEEDITQAIQDMIKQRH, encoded by the coding sequence ATGAAAAAGATTATATCAATTTTAACTACTATTTTAATTTTATTTGCTTTTGTTTTATTTATAAATAAAGAAAAAGCAAATAAATATGATTTTGTAGCACAAACTCAAAACAAAGAGATAAAGCTAAGAGATTTAGATGGAGAATATAAAATTTTATATTTTGGCTATCTATTTTGTCCTGATGTGTGCCCAGCTACGCTTTTTAGAGTATCTGAGGTACTATCAAAAATAAACAGACAAGATATAAAACTTTTGTTTGCTACACTTGATGAAGAAAGAGATACGACAGAACAACTTCAAGAGATGGTAGGTAATTTTTACAATAATTCGCTTGGTATAAAAATGAAAGATTTAGACAAAGTAGCAAAAGCATACAATGTAAAATATAAAAAGATACAAATGCCAGACTCTGCAATAAAATATTCAATCGCACACTCTTCTGCTATATATCTACTTGATAAAAATGGCAGCTTTTTCACAGAAGTTTCAAATTTAACAGAAGAAGATATAACACAAGCCATACAAGACATGATAAAACAAAGACATTAA
- a CDS encoding copper chaperone PCu(A)C, with amino-acid sequence MKKLFVFFIFLTYCFSGEIEISNVFAKQTMDHKNGAVFMDITNNLEADVKIIGASSSAYEAVELHTHKIMDNMMAMVKINDINIPKDSTIKLMPKGLHFMLFGAKKEINNNEGIDLTINFNTGKSVTIKNILLLDTKKKLFF; translated from the coding sequence ATGAAAAAGTTATTTGTGTTTTTTATATTTTTAACATATTGTTTTTCTGGAGAAATTGAGATAAGCAATGTATTTGCAAAACAGACAATGGATCATAAAAATGGTGCTGTTTTTATGGACATAACAAATAATTTAGAAGCTGATGTAAAAATCATAGGCGCAAGTTCAAGTGCATATGAGGCAGTTGAATTACACACTCATAAGATAATGGATAATATGATGGCTATGGTAAAAATCAATGATATAAATATACCAAAAGACTCCACTATAAAATTAATGCCAAAAGGTCTACACTTTATGCTTTTTGGTGCAAAAAAAGAAATTAACAATAATGAAGGCATAGATTTAACGATTAATTTTAATACAGGTAAAAGTGTAACAATAAAAAATATTTTATTACTTGATACAAAGAAAAAATTATTTTTCTAA
- a CDS encoding c-type cytochrome: MKELKIFAIVVFLSGLLYWGIEPYAHHELHPHTDPAVYDFAAGDDSYSKSMLESSKIALEKAEVSGDGKKIENAKLDVQKAEKNLNDYKSFWNDIKAIDFKSADAIRGADVFANAGCTGCHGIKTAGFDAPMDNATSSSSFGVVAPDLSTAGAIYDESFLAAVIKNPVMAMKLNHKFGEERGFPMPEFYGVGGDDMNAELADLVAYLKSISAKYIKENGKISDSKLFEDACQRCHDIKYDKKYMLGNRIDLANYMGSNPPDLSMMIRSKNSDNYLNKFINDPQKMLLATAMPRVGLTKESEDQVVSYLEKIGDSKKDERSSVGFYTMIYFFILGIFATLWKIKVWKELH, translated from the coding sequence ATGAAAGAGTTAAAAATATTTGCCATAGTTGTCTTTCTTTCAGGTCTTTTATATTGGGGTATAGAGCCTTATGCTCATCATGAGCTACATCCTCATACGGACCCTGCTGTTTATGATTTTGCTGCTGGAGATGATAGTTATTCAAAAAGCATGCTTGAGTCTTCAAAAATAGCACTTGAAAAAGCAGAAGTAAGTGGAGATGGTAAAAAAATTGAAAATGCAAAACTTGATGTGCAAAAAGCAGAAAAAAATCTTAATGATTATAAATCTTTCTGGAATGATATTAAAGCTATAGATTTTAAAAGCGCAGATGCTATTCGTGGTGCAGATGTTTTTGCAAATGCTGGTTGTACAGGATGCCATGGAATAAAAACTGCTGGTTTCGATGCACCTATGGATAACGCTACTTCTAGCTCTAGTTTTGGTGTTGTTGCTCCTGATTTAAGCACAGCAGGTGCTATATATGATGAGAGTTTCTTGGCGGCTGTTATAAAAAATCCAGTTATGGCTATGAAATTAAATCACAAATTTGGCGAAGAGAGAGGGTTCCCTATGCCTGAGTTTTATGGTGTAGGTGGTGATGATATGAATGCAGAATTAGCAGATTTAGTTGCTTATTTAAAATCAATATCAGCTAAATATATAAAAGAAAATGGAAAGATTAGTGATTCTAAGCTTTTTGAAGACGCTTGTCAACGTTGTCATGATATAAAATATGATAAAAAATATATGCTTGGTAACAGAATTGATTTAGCGAATTATATGGGTTCAAATCCACCTGATTTATCTATGATGATAAGATCTAAAAATTCTGATAATTATCTAAATAAATTTATTAATGATCCTCAAAAAATGCTTTTGGCTACTGCTATGCCTAGAGTTGGTTTAACAAAAGAATCTGAAGATCAAGTTGTGTCTTATCTTGAAAAAATTGGCGATAGTAAAAAAGACGAGAGATCAAGCGTAGGCTTTTATACTATGATTTATTTCTTTATACTTGGTATTTTTGCCACACTTTGGAAGATAAAAGTCTGGAAAGAATTACATTAA
- a CDS encoding L,D-transpeptidase family protein — protein sequence MSRILFALFVFAITCLNAVDYEDIYLKKGSNEVIKTIEKNILSKDFWVKRLEGVQLDFGYYDEEALLTVVNKEKKHLEVYKYSNGKLEKTFNTNILVGKLGDKLVEGDLKTPVGVYQLTKRFTPLDSYLGPLAFSLSYPNLHDKLSNKTGSGIWIHGFPMNGSREDEIKTKGCVVMENDILMQYDKIIDYKKSLAIIYENDIKKATTEQIATIFSQILAWKKAWTESDIDYYLSFYDKNFKRYDGMSFDKFASSKKSIFSRKEHKNIVFSKFIISPYPNSKNETMFRVVFYENYSTLNYKFNGEKTLYIKLVDDKMKIVVED from the coding sequence ATGTCAAGAATTCTTTTTGCTTTATTCGTGTTTGCAATTACATGTTTAAATGCTGTTGATTATGAAGATATATACCTAAAAAAAGGCAGTAATGAAGTTATAAAAACTATTGAAAAGAATATATTAAGTAAAGACTTTTGGGTTAAAAGGCTAGAAGGTGTTCAACTTGATTTTGGTTATTATGATGAAGAAGCTTTGCTTACCGTTGTTAATAAAGAAAAAAAACACCTTGAAGTTTATAAGTATTCCAATGGCAAGCTAGAAAAAACTTTCAATACAAATATTTTAGTTGGAAAACTTGGTGATAAACTTGTTGAGGGCGATTTAAAAACTCCAGTTGGTGTTTATCAATTAACAAAAAGATTTACTCCATTAGATTCATATCTTGGGCCTTTAGCTTTTTCTCTATCGTATCCAAATTTGCATGATAAGTTATCAAATAAAACAGGTAGTGGTATATGGATACATGGATTTCCTATGAATGGGAGCAGAGAAGATGAGATAAAAACAAAAGGTTGTGTTGTTATGGAAAATGATATCTTAATGCAATATGATAAAATTATTGATTATAAAAAGAGCTTGGCTATAATATATGAAAACGATATTAAAAAAGCGACAACAGAGCAAATAGCGACTATTTTTTCTCAAATTCTTGCTTGGAAAAAGGCATGGACAGAAAGCGATATAGATTATTATTTGAGTTTTTACGATAAGAATTTTAAAAGATATGATGGGATGAGTTTTGATAAATTTGCTAGCTCTAAAAAAAGTATATTTTCAAGAAAAGAGCATAAAAATATAGTATTTTCAAAATTTATAATAAGCCCTTATCCAAACTCTAAGAACGAAACAATGTTTAGAGTTGTATTTTATGAAAATTATAGTACTTTAAACTATAAATTTAATGGTGAAAAAACTTTATATATAAAACTTGTTGATGATAAGATGAAAATTGTAGTAGAGGATTAA